One window from the genome of Rhodoflexus caldus encodes:
- a CDS encoding GWxTD domain-containing protein — MDRKTVGAFLLLIATQWWGALPIAAQSLPFSLTTNNPSQGMQAVKANYATENDTIRFTGDSGEVFVYRIKAGFQAALPPMQVNLPAGQPVLAPDSLFSVAVNTDFRLPVGLYFAQSDTATATGKGFLIADRAYPKLRKIDDVLAALVYISTNDEIAEINSSRDKKAALDNYWLRLGGNEENARRMIRIFYQRVEHANRYFTTYKEGWKTDMGMIYIIFGEPSALNRTANGEEWEYRTSGKSTIRFTFQPKANQFTGLHYELVRHARYRDVWYEYVDRWRHGLVAN, encoded by the coding sequence ATGGATAGAAAAACAGTAGGGGCTTTCTTGCTTTTGATTGCGACGCAGTGGTGGGGTGCGCTGCCTATTGCTGCCCAAAGCCTGCCCTTTTCTCTGACAACCAATAATCCTTCGCAGGGGATGCAAGCCGTAAAGGCCAATTATGCCACCGAAAACGATACCATTCGCTTCACGGGCGACAGCGGCGAGGTGTTCGTGTATCGCATCAAAGCCGGTTTTCAGGCAGCGCTGCCGCCCATGCAGGTCAATTTGCCCGCCGGGCAGCCTGTGCTGGCACCCGATTCGCTTTTCAGCGTAGCCGTCAATACCGATTTTCGCTTGCCTGTCGGTTTGTATTTTGCCCAAAGCGATACGGCCACTGCCACAGGCAAAGGTTTTTTGATTGCCGACCGTGCCTATCCCAAATTGCGGAAGATAGACGATGTGCTGGCAGCCTTGGTTTACATCTCTACCAACGACGAGATAGCGGAAATTAACAGCAGCCGCGATAAAAAAGCCGCCTTAGACAACTATTGGTTGCGTTTAGGCGGCAATGAAGAAAATGCCCGACGGATGATTCGCATTTTTTATCAGCGGGTAGAACACGCCAACCGATATTTTACCACCTACAAAGAAGGTTGGAAAACCGATATGGGCATGATTTACATCATTTTCGGCGAACCTTCCGCTTTGAATCGCACCGCCAACGGCGAAGAGTGGGAATACCGCACCTCGGGCAAAAGCACCATCCGATTTACTTTTCAGCCCAAAGCCAACCAGTTTACGGGGCTGCACTATGAACTGGTGCGCCATGCCCGCTACCGCGATGTATGGTATGAGTACGTGGACAGATGGCGGCACGGATTAGTGGCCAATTAG
- a CDS encoding DUF2851 family protein, with amino-acid sequence MDELFLAYLWQFQYFDKRNLQTESGEPLSIIKPGTRNPNAGADFTDAALQIGTLQWFGQIEIHVRTTDWLRHGHQLNAAYEGVILHVVWEHDTSEKPLRRSDGSIIPVLALKERTNPLMRERYALMLAQPAQEIACASQIHNVNSPTIIATADRMLVRRLHRKSAEVLEWLQRHNGDWQQAAYMLFMRNMGFKVNAAPMLELSLSLPYAVLRKHLHEPLQAEALLLGVAGWLADDYSDAYLRQLQAEFRYLTHKYNLTDKLMQKQVWKTAKMRPANFPVRRLAQAAAILCHLPDLFTVFIETTNIQSLLDAVSLPPTDYWQRHYLPEKPSERHLGGIGEDSANTLLINTLFPLLAAYAQREGGEDFMERAMQLMAQLPPEDNVITRSWESLPVPLQTAADTQAAIELYNEFCSRRRCLQCSIGAYLVRGDSR; translated from the coding sequence ATGGATGAATTATTTCTTGCCTACTTGTGGCAGTTTCAATATTTTGACAAGAGAAATCTGCAAACAGAAAGTGGTGAGCCGTTGAGCATCATCAAACCCGGTACACGTAATCCGAATGCCGGTGCTGACTTTACCGATGCAGCCTTACAAATCGGCACGCTGCAATGGTTCGGGCAGATAGAAATACACGTTCGTACTACTGACTGGCTGCGGCACGGGCATCAGCTCAATGCAGCCTATGAAGGTGTAATTCTGCACGTTGTTTGGGAACATGATACTTCTGAAAAACCCTTGCGGCGCTCAGATGGTTCCATTATTCCTGTGCTGGCATTAAAAGAACGCACTAATCCGCTGATGAGGGAGCGCTACGCCCTTATGCTTGCACAACCTGCGCAAGAAATAGCCTGCGCCTCTCAAATACATAACGTAAACAGCCCGACCATTATTGCCACAGCAGACCGAATGTTGGTGCGCCGCCTGCACCGCAAGTCGGCAGAGGTGTTGGAATGGTTGCAGCGGCACAATGGCGACTGGCAACAGGCGGCCTACATGCTTTTTATGCGCAATATGGGGTTCAAAGTCAATGCAGCGCCTATGCTGGAACTGTCGCTTTCGCTGCCTTATGCGGTGCTCCGCAAGCACCTGCACGAGCCTTTACAGGCAGAGGCGCTGCTGCTGGGGGTGGCAGGTTGGCTGGCCGATGACTATTCGGATGCTTACCTGCGGCAGTTGCAAGCGGAGTTCCGCTATTTGACACACAAGTACAATTTGACCGATAAGTTGATGCAAAAGCAGGTGTGGAAAACGGCAAAAATGCGCCCTGCAAATTTTCCTGTCCGCAGGTTGGCACAGGCAGCAGCCATTCTTTGCCACTTACCCGATTTGTTTACGGTTTTTATTGAAACAACAAACATACAGTCTTTGCTGGATGCTGTCAGCTTGCCGCCAACTGATTATTGGCAAAGGCATTACCTTCCCGAAAAACCCTCTGAAAGGCACTTGGGCGGCATAGGGGAAGACAGCGCCAATACATTGCTTATCAATACGTTATTCCCTTTGTTGGCAGCTTATGCGCAACGAGAAGGCGGAGAAGATTTTATGGAACGCGCCATGCAACTGATGGCACAACTGCCGCCGGAGGACAATGTGATTACCCGTAGCTGGGAGTCCCTGCCTGTGCCCTTGCAAACTGCTGCCGACACACAGGCAGCCATAGAACTCTACAACGAATTTTGCAGCCGCCGCCGGTGTTTGCAATGCAGCATTGGGGCTTATCTGGTGCGCGGCGATAGTCGTTAA
- a CDS encoding leucyl aminopeptidase family protein translates to MQVSFTRLIPAQSAHLLLPFTAAEWEASADAVATRFGLHVNLLQQEFKGRKDEIVNLLLPDNQPISRLLLVGLGEQSHAEVFRKAMRLLVHQQSEKLQPRLVIDFTQSATCLAAIESFAEAVSAMLLGTYQIGKYKATPPAAKLLPELTIVVPENLQAQAQRAFEAGRHIAEVQLAVMDWVNTPGNRMNALTLAETALASGNKYGYAVRVLHKADIEREGLGALLAVNQGSELPPTFTIMEYQPAGKQTVKTVGLVGKGITFDTGGITLKEGTNMGWMKSDMAGAAAVIGAMEAAARLQLPVRLIGIVPATDNKPDGKAIQPGDIVQAYNGMSIEVDDTDAEGRMILADGVSYLAKNYQPDVMIDIATLTGACIFALGYHAAGLFTNNDELAAALIKAGQQSGERVWRLPLWDDYDSQIRSDMADVKNFGGRPAGAITAAKLIEKFTDRHPAWAHIDIAGTAFGDSPFAGSRSATAFGVRLITEFLKAL, encoded by the coding sequence ATGCAAGTAAGTTTTACCCGCCTGATACCTGCTCAATCGGCTCATTTGCTGTTGCCTTTTACCGCGGCCGAATGGGAGGCTTCCGCCGATGCCGTTGCTACCCGTTTTGGCCTGCATGTAAACCTGCTCCAACAAGAGTTTAAAGGCCGCAAAGACGAAATCGTTAATCTTTTATTGCCTGATAATCAGCCGATAAGTCGCTTGTTGCTGGTAGGTTTGGGCGAGCAGTCCCATGCGGAGGTATTCCGAAAGGCTATGCGTTTGCTGGTGCATCAGCAAAGTGAAAAACTGCAACCACGCTTGGTAATAGACTTCACACAGTCTGCCACTTGCTTGGCAGCTATTGAGTCGTTTGCAGAGGCTGTTTCTGCCATGTTGCTGGGGACTTATCAGATAGGCAAGTACAAGGCTACGCCACCTGCCGCGAAATTATTGCCCGAGCTGACAATTGTCGTTCCCGAAAATTTGCAGGCACAGGCGCAGCGGGCTTTTGAGGCGGGCAGGCACATTGCCGAAGTACAACTTGCGGTGATGGACTGGGTCAATACGCCCGGCAATCGGATGAATGCGCTTACACTGGCAGAAACGGCACTTGCAAGCGGCAATAAATACGGTTATGCGGTGCGTGTGCTGCACAAGGCAGACATAGAGCGCGAAGGTTTAGGCGCGTTGCTTGCCGTTAATCAGGGCAGCGAACTGCCGCCCACATTCACTATCATGGAATACCAACCTGCGGGTAAACAAACAGTTAAAACAGTCGGATTAGTAGGCAAAGGCATCACTTTTGACACGGGCGGCATTACGCTCAAAGAAGGAACCAACATGGGCTGGATGAAAAGTGATATGGCGGGTGCAGCTGCCGTTATCGGCGCAATGGAGGCTGCGGCAAGGCTGCAACTGCCTGTGCGCCTTATTGGCATTGTGCCCGCAACCGACAATAAACCCGACGGCAAAGCCATCCAGCCCGGCGATATTGTGCAAGCCTACAACGGCATGAGCATAGAAGTGGACGATACGGATGCCGAAGGGCGCATGATTTTGGCAGACGGCGTATCGTACCTTGCCAAAAACTACCAGCCCGATGTAATGATTGATATTGCCACGCTTACAGGTGCGTGTATTTTCGCATTAGGCTATCATGCCGCAGGCTTATTTACCAACAATGATGAATTAGCGGCGGCACTGATAAAAGCAGGGCAACAGTCGGGTGAGCGGGTGTGGCGTTTGCCACTCTGGGACGACTACGACAGCCAGATTCGTTCCGATATGGCAGATGTTAAGAACTTCGGAGGCAGGCCGGCAGGTGCCATTACGGCTGCCAAACTCATTGAAAAATTTACAGACCGCCATCCTGCATGGGCACACATAGATATTGCAGGAACAGCCTTCGGCGATTCGCCTTTTGCCGGCAGCCGAAGCGCTACGGCCTTTGGTGTGCGATTAATTACCGAATTTTTGAAAGCGTTATGA
- a CDS encoding O-methyltransferase, giving the protein MKSRWEQIAAEQYAEAHTTPELPVLQRLVRETHLKTTLPRMLSGHLQGAMLSLFSEMVRPTNILEIGTFTGYSAICLAQGLAPEGRLITIDNNEETLEIAHRYFHEAGLSDKIEIRTGDAAQILPLLDEVFDIVFIDADKRQNATYYEMVLPKVRKGGYILIDNVLWSGKVIPPAATDKDTATIAAFNRMVQQDSRVKNILLPIRDGLLVAQKLS; this is encoded by the coding sequence ATGAAAAGCCGCTGGGAACAGATAGCAGCCGAACAATATGCAGAAGCGCACACCACGCCGGAACTGCCTGTGCTGCAACGGCTTGTACGCGAAACACACCTGAAAACCACCTTGCCGCGCATGTTGTCGGGGCACTTGCAAGGCGCAATGCTGTCGCTGTTTTCCGAAATGGTTCGCCCGACAAATATATTGGAAATCGGCACATTTACAGGCTATTCTGCCATTTGCCTTGCGCAGGGGCTTGCTCCCGAGGGTCGGCTGATTACCATTGACAACAACGAGGAAACCTTGGAAATAGCCCACCGCTACTTCCACGAAGCCGGTCTTTCAGACAAAATAGAAATCAGAACCGGCGATGCGGCACAGATATTGCCACTGTTAGATGAAGTTTTTGACATCGTTTTTATTGATGCCGATAAACGACAAAATGCCACTTATTACGAAATGGTGCTGCCCAAAGTCAGAAAAGGCGGCTATATACTGATAGACAATGTTTTATGGAGCGGCAAGGTAATTCCGCCTGCCGCCACGGACAAAGACACTGCAACGATAGCCGCTTTTAACCGTATGGTACAACAGGACAGCCGTGTAAAAAACATATTATTGCCCATCCGCGACGGGCTGCTGGTCGCGCAAAAATTGTCCTAA
- a CDS encoding TonB-dependent receptor family protein, with amino-acid sequence MQPYFIQLALGVCFALQLFGYQAYAQDTLKTRVLTDVVVTDGRLLLGTVTPLPPLHNNFILAGKKTEVISLQMTSANLVEKVGRQIFAKIPGAFVYDMDGAGNQLNIATRGLDPHRSWEFNVRQNGIMTNSDIYGYPASHYSPPLESVERIEIVRGTGALQYGAQFGGMVNYITRQPDSTRTFSYQTVNAVGSFGLLSTFHSIGGRVGKWSYYAYAQRRRSDGYRDNAFSDAQAQFVSLQYDFSANLRLKAEWGRSQYLYRIPGPLTDSLFRQNPRQATRSRNFYEPDIHVPSLTLDWTISPRTHLDWTASAVIGARNSVQFIAFANVPDRILPATLDYAPRQVDIDLFNSYTSEWKLRHEYRLAGIPSTLITGVRYINNDLHRRQQGQGTTGSDYNLTVLQPYRRDIHLKTGNWAFFAENRWQIGSRLQLSGGLRAEDGISRMRGRLVYLPEERIPFDLVHRFVLLGGSAQYQLTKNAQLYGGWAQSYRPVIFADLVPANPLERNDERLRDSFGHNAEIGFRGTTERLTWDITLFQLLYRNRIGSLQMTDDKGETYIWKTNIGDSRNNGLEAYAEYQLMKNRRLQLSAFTATALMDAVYVNGKLRRQNRNEEISGNRLEGVPALTSRNGINFHAGKWHGFLQYSYVSESYSDPFNTREPVPTGAAGIVPAYRLIDAGVSFQATEKIQMRLNINNLTNEQYFTKRPVIYPGAGVWNSDGRSWIATVTMNF; translated from the coding sequence ATGCAACCTTACTTTATTCAACTTGCATTAGGCGTTTGCTTCGCCTTGCAACTGTTTGGCTATCAGGCCTATGCGCAGGATACGCTGAAAACCCGAGTGCTCACCGATGTGGTCGTTACCGACGGCCGATTATTGTTAGGCACTGTTACGCCGCTGCCTCCACTGCATAACAACTTCATTTTGGCGGGTAAAAAAACCGAAGTAATTTCTTTGCAAATGACATCTGCCAATTTGGTGGAGAAAGTCGGCAGGCAAATTTTTGCCAAAATCCCCGGCGCTTTTGTCTATGATATGGACGGCGCAGGCAACCAACTCAATATTGCCACCCGTGGCCTTGACCCGCACCGCAGTTGGGAGTTCAATGTGCGACAAAACGGCATTATGACCAATTCCGATATTTACGGCTATCCGGCCAGCCATTACAGCCCCCCTTTGGAATCGGTTGAACGCATAGAAATTGTGCGCGGAACAGGTGCCCTGCAATACGGCGCACAGTTTGGCGGCATGGTCAATTACATCACCCGACAACCCGATTCCACCCGCACATTCAGCTATCAAACCGTTAATGCCGTCGGCTCATTTGGCTTATTGAGTACATTCCACAGCATCGGCGGACGAGTCGGCAAGTGGTCATATTATGCCTATGCGCAGCGGCGGCGCTCCGACGGTTATCGGGACAATGCCTTTTCCGATGCACAGGCGCAGTTTGTCAGTTTGCAGTACGACTTTTCTGCCAATTTGCGCCTGAAAGCCGAGTGGGGGCGCAGCCAATACCTGTATCGCATCCCCGGCCCGCTGACCGACTCGCTGTTCCGGCAAAATCCGAGGCAGGCGACCCGCTCCCGCAACTTCTACGAACCCGACATTCACGTGCCTTCGCTGACCTTAGATTGGACAATCAGCCCGCGCACACACCTGGATTGGACTGCTTCGGCCGTTATCGGCGCGCGTAACAGCGTGCAGTTCATTGCTTTTGCCAATGTTCCTGACCGCATTTTACCCGCAACTTTGGATTACGCGCCCCGTCAGGTAGATATTGACCTTTTCAACAGCTACACCTCCGAGTGGAAACTGCGGCACGAGTACCGCTTGGCAGGCATTCCTTCTACGCTGATAACGGGCGTTCGCTATATCAACAACGATTTGCACCGCCGCCAACAGGGGCAGGGAACAACGGGTTCGGACTACAACTTGACCGTTTTACAGCCCTATCGGCGGGATATCCATTTGAAAACGGGCAATTGGGCATTTTTTGCCGAAAACAGATGGCAAATCGGCAGCCGCTTGCAACTTTCGGGCGGGCTGCGCGCCGAAGACGGTATCAGCCGCATGAGAGGCCGTTTGGTCTATTTGCCCGAAGAGCGTATCCCTTTTGATCTTGTTCACAGGTTTGTTTTGCTGGGCGGCAGCGCACAGTATCAACTTACCAAAAATGCCCAACTCTATGGCGGCTGGGCGCAGTCATATCGGCCGGTCATTTTTGCCGACCTTGTACCTGCCAACCCGCTGGAACGCAACGATGAACGCCTGCGCGATTCCTTCGGGCACAATGCCGAAATCGGATTCCGAGGCACTACCGAGCGGCTGACATGGGACATCACTTTGTTTCAGTTGCTGTATCGCAACCGCATCGGCAGCCTGCAAATGACCGACGACAAAGGCGAAACGTACATTTGGAAAACCAATATAGGCGACAGCCGCAACAATGGTTTGGAGGCGTATGCGGAGTATCAGCTAATGAAAAATCGCCGCTTGCAACTTTCCGCATTTACTGCTACTGCGCTGATGGATGCCGTTTATGTAAATGGCAAGTTGCGCCGTCAAAATCGCAATGAAGAAATCAGCGGCAATCGGTTAGAGGGAGTGCCCGCGCTGACTTCCCGCAATGGTATCAACTTCCACGCGGGCAAATGGCATGGTTTTTTGCAGTACAGTTATGTATCCGAAAGCTACTCCGACCCGTTCAATACTCGTGAACCTGTACCGACCGGAGCCGCGGGCATTGTGCCGGCGTATCGGCTGATAGATGCCGGCGTGAGTTTTCAGGCAACGGAAAAAATACAAATGCGATTGAATATCAACAATTTAACCAATGAGCAGTACTTTACGAAGCGTCCTGTTATCTATCCCGGTGCGGGCGTATGGAACTCCGACGGGCGCAGTTGGATTGCTACTGTAACGATGAACTTTTAA
- a CDS encoding fatty acid desaturase family protein gives MYQQIRFADKSRSAFFATVKKRVEDYFIKNNISKHANAEMIFKTLLFLGGFIASYLLLLLGNFSTPVMLLLAVTIGVLGALIGFNVCHDAIHGSYSSNFYVNKTLSMVFNIIGANPYVWSISHNIVHHTYTNIAGHDEDIEVAPGLIRLSTEDKLTPIQRYQHLYAFLLYGLASVSWVFRKDFKKFFQEKIGNHKNRHPKMEYFNLFFYKGIYYLLFIGLPLWLMPISFGGWLVGFLLMHLAQGLVLGLVFQLAHVVEGTAFPLPNEEGNIEEAWAEHQLRTTANFARNSRLANFLCGGLNMQIEHHLFPKICHVHYRAISDIVQQTAQEFQLPYIENKTFGSALQSHYRMLRKLGAEEWQAKSRLAVA, from the coding sequence ATGTATCAACAAATTCGGTTTGCCGACAAAAGTCGGTCAGCGTTTTTTGCCACCGTCAAAAAACGCGTAGAAGATTATTTTATCAAAAATAACATTTCAAAGCACGCTAATGCGGAAATGATTTTCAAAACACTGCTCTTTTTAGGTGGTTTTATTGCAAGTTACTTACTGTTGCTGCTTGGCAATTTCAGCACTCCTGTTATGCTGCTTTTAGCCGTTACCATTGGCGTTCTAGGTGCTTTGATAGGTTTTAATGTGTGCCATGATGCCATTCACGGCTCCTATTCATCCAATTTTTACGTAAATAAAACGCTTAGCATGGTATTCAACATCATCGGTGCCAATCCGTATGTATGGAGTATTTCGCATAACATCGTACATCACACCTATACGAACATTGCAGGGCACGATGAGGACATAGAAGTTGCCCCCGGCCTGATTCGCCTCTCAACGGAAGATAAACTGACACCCATTCAGCGCTATCAGCATTTGTATGCGTTTTTGCTGTACGGGCTGGCTTCGGTTTCGTGGGTATTCCGCAAAGACTTTAAAAAATTCTTTCAGGAAAAAATCGGAAACCACAAAAACAGACACCCGAAAATGGAATATTTCAACCTGTTCTTTTACAAAGGCATTTACTACCTCCTGTTTATCGGGCTGCCGCTTTGGCTGATGCCCATCAGTTTTGGCGGTTGGTTAGTGGGTTTTCTGCTGATGCACTTGGCGCAGGGGCTGGTATTGGGTCTGGTGTTTCAGTTGGCGCACGTAGTGGAAGGAACGGCCTTTCCGCTGCCCAACGAAGAGGGCAACATTGAAGAAGCATGGGCGGAGCATCAGTTGCGCACAACGGCCAACTTTGCCCGCAACAGCCGCTTGGCTAACTTCCTTTGCGGCGGTCTGAATATGCAGATTGAGCACCATCTGTTCCCGAAAATATGCCATGTGCATTACCGCGCCATTTCGGATATTGTACAACAAACGGCACAGGAGTTCCAACTGCCCTATATTGAGAACAAAACATTTGGTTCTGCCCTGCAATCGCACTATCGCATGTTGCGCAAATTAGGGGCGGAAGAGTGGCAGGCTAAAAGCAGGTTAGCCGTTGCCTAA
- a CDS encoding LysM peptidoglycan-binding domain-containing protein → MNTNKLFFLFCIVFLCSFRSMAQEGLTVPSQMRFADIDLTIEPRTRERIQQRVNQIAGNWTLYSDLSERSQIYSPLITQTLREEGCPDDLQYIAFLLSGLSADATSPRQPGATGFWLMSADIAKENGLQVDNAIDERKSIISATRAFARAMHKNNYSMRNWIYAFTAYNVGLSNAFNESNGVERARIGTTQLPINDKTPDYIIDLLAYTSVFRNQQNVAGSPIKLLVYNQTGGKTLDAIARAANLPVEQVRYYNSWLISGNIPRNLPVYLPVPAERVAAVSTALQISNPNQGFAATAARFSNAEATANGSPYPIITNRIDRRIGNKDFTFATINGISGMIAADGQSIDELAAAAGISKSKLIKLNDFNDKDAVLGAGQVLYLKAKASKGPVKDHVALPNESFWSIAQNYGMTLSSLLKLNRIEKNEALQPGRILVLQQRRPKNTAPEYRELPAINPTSIQDAPELQIDNTITDPNAGARNTGIHIVQTGESIYEIASKYGVTITDLRRWNGITGFTLTPGMELKIRGESLPAIVADTTSATIAGGNTSIDSTLLAPPTNDIDVLTATGTATQAQPTHKVEQGDNLYSIAQKYNITTSSLRAWNNLSSTAIIKPGDVLKLYDPTAIVAGSAQQLGVVSAETQPVKHRVQRGENLTKIASKYNTTVANLRAWNNLQTDAIAINQELIVSGVPITANAATPNTGTSIVNVMPQGSTSTATVGTNKGIHELTYGQSVEDIVRMYNLNIDDFYRWNNLTPGNTAFPSGVTRVYVADPAIVNTNTFNVTPQPYTNPSANVGNAMTQPALTGTGVTPTGNTTVQNTTATAATYKVEAGETLFSIADKFKIPVKDLMRWNNMDMSTKLQFGQIIFVQAPGSSVAVGTEGGIMLSNISEPTTGMVMRGGNANMSASSANPAARMEEARIYTSIPGDNIYDLANRFGVRLSEFKKWNNIPAGVFTLPVGTPIAINEAAAAQVAAMKAQAAQSKTAAKGVIAETARPSTNQQVTTQATGKGSVIYHVVNKGETLFSIAKKYKVKVEQIKKWNNLPSDRVNAGARIIVSQ, encoded by the coding sequence ATGAATACGAACAAGTTATTTTTTCTCTTCTGCATCGTGTTTCTATGTTCTTTTCGGTCAATGGCGCAGGAAGGGCTTACTGTTCCTTCGCAAATGCGTTTTGCCGATATAGACCTGACCATAGAACCACGCACCCGCGAGCGGATTCAACAAAGAGTGAATCAGATTGCAGGCAACTGGACGCTGTACTCCGACCTTTCCGAGCGTTCCCAGATTTATTCGCCGCTCATCACACAAACGCTCCGCGAAGAAGGCTGCCCCGATGACCTGCAATACATCGCGTTTCTGCTGAGCGGTCTTTCAGCCGATGCCACCTCCCCCCGTCAGCCCGGCGCTACCGGATTCTGGCTGATGTCTGCCGATATTGCCAAAGAAAACGGTTTACAGGTGGACAATGCCATTGACGAGCGCAAAAGCATTATTTCTGCCACCCGCGCTTTTGCACGCGCCATGCATAAAAACAATTACTCCATGCGCAATTGGATTTACGCTTTCACAGCCTACAACGTGGGGCTTTCCAATGCCTTTAACGAAAGCAACGGCGTGGAGCGCGCCCGCATCGGCACAACACAATTGCCCATAAACGACAAAACACCCGACTATATCATTGATTTGCTGGCGTACACCTCCGTATTCCGCAATCAACAGAATGTAGCCGGCAGCCCGATTAAGTTATTGGTTTACAACCAAACGGGAGGAAAAACACTGGATGCCATCGCAAGAGCCGCCAATTTGCCCGTGGAGCAAGTCCGCTATTACAACTCATGGCTCATCTCGGGCAATATACCTCGCAATCTGCCTGTTTATTTGCCCGTGCCTGCCGAAAGAGTGGCCGCAGTGAGCACAGCACTGCAAATCAGCAATCCTAACCAAGGTTTTGCAGCCACTGCTGCGCGGTTCTCCAATGCCGAAGCAACGGCCAATGGCAGCCCCTACCCGATTATTACCAACCGCATTGACCGCCGCATCGGCAACAAGGACTTTACTTTTGCCACCATTAACGGCATTTCGGGGATGATAGCTGCCGACGGGCAAAGCATTGACGAGTTGGCCGCCGCCGCCGGCATCAGCAAAAGCAAACTCATTAAGCTGAACGATTTTAACGACAAGGACGCTGTTTTAGGTGCAGGGCAAGTACTGTATTTGAAAGCCAAAGCCAGCAAAGGGCCTGTAAAAGACCATGTGGCCTTGCCCAATGAGTCGTTCTGGTCAATTGCACAAAACTATGGCATGACGCTCAGCAGCCTGTTGAAGCTGAACCGCATTGAAAAAAATGAAGCTTTGCAACCCGGGCGCATTTTGGTATTGCAACAGCGCAGACCGAAAAACACTGCACCTGAATACCGCGAGTTGCCGGCCATCAATCCGACAAGCATACAAGATGCCCCGGAACTGCAGATAGATAATACCATAACAGACCCCAATGCAGGTGCAAGAAATACCGGCATTCACATTGTGCAAACAGGAGAATCCATTTATGAAATTGCTTCCAAATATGGCGTAACCATTACCGATTTACGCCGATGGAACGGCATTACGGGCTTTACGCTTACACCGGGCATGGAACTCAAAATCCGCGGCGAATCGTTGCCTGCCATAGTGGCAGATACCACAAGTGCTACTATTGCCGGTGGTAATACATCCATAGACAGCACCCTTTTAGCTCCTCCAACCAACGACATTGACGTATTGACTGCCACAGGCACAGCAACACAGGCACAACCCACACATAAGGTAGAACAGGGCGACAACCTGTATTCCATTGCCCAAAAATACAATATCACAACCAGCAGCCTAAGAGCATGGAACAACCTGTCCAGTACCGCAATTATCAAGCCCGGGGACGTTCTGAAACTATACGACCCTACGGCCATTGTTGCAGGCAGCGCACAGCAACTCGGGGTGGTAAGTGCTGAAACACAACCCGTTAAACATCGCGTGCAAAGGGGAGAAAACCTCACCAAAATAGCCAGCAAATACAACACTACCGTAGCCAATCTTCGCGCATGGAACAACTTGCAAACCGACGCCATTGCTATCAATCAGGAACTGATTGTGAGCGGAGTACCGATAACAGCCAATGCTGCTACACCTAATACGGGCACATCCATAGTTAATGTAATGCCTCAGGGAAGTACATCAACCGCAACTGTCGGCACTAATAAAGGCATACATGAGCTTACTTACGGACAGTCGGTAGAAGATATTGTGCGTATGTATAACCTCAACATAGACGATTTTTACCGTTGGAATAACTTGACTCCGGGAAATACGGCATTCCCGTCAGGTGTAACAAGAGTATATGTAGCCGACCCTGCAATAGTAAACACCAACACTTTTAACGTAACGCCGCAGCCCTACACCAATCCTTCGGCAAATGTAGGCAATGCGATGACCCAGCCTGCCCTTACAGGTACAGGAGTTACCCCAACAGGCAACACAACCGTACAGAACACTACCGCAACCGCTGCCACCTATAAGGTAGAAGCAGGCGAAACCCTTTTCAGCATCGCCGACAAATTCAAAATACCTGTAAAAGATTTGATGCGATGGAACAATATGGATATGAGCACTAAGCTCCAATTCGGGCAGATTATTTTTGTGCAAGCGCCGGGAAGCAGTGTTGCCGTTGGCACGGAAGGCGGCATAATGCTCTCTAACATCTCCGAACCGACGACAGGTATGGTTATGAGGGGCGGCAACGCAAATATGTCGGCATCGTCTGCCAACCCCGCAGCGCGCATGGAAGAAGCCAGAATCTATACCAGCATCCCGGGAGACAATATTTACGACTTGGCCAATCGCTTTGGCGTACGGCTCAGCGAATTTAAAAAGTGGAATAACATTCCTGCCGGCGTATTTACGCTGCCCGTAGGCACGCCGATAGCCATCAACGAAGCCGCCGCCGCACAAGTAGCCGCCATGAAAGCACAGGCTGCACAATCCAAAACCGCTGCCAAAGGTGTGATTGCCGAAACAGCGCGCCCTTCAACCAACCAACAAGTTACTACGCAAGCCACGGGCAAAGGCTCCGTTATTTACCACGTGGTCAATAAAGGCGAAACCCTTTTCAGCATCGCAAAGAAATACAAAGTAAAAGTGGAACAGATTAAGAAATGGAATAACCTGCCAAGCGACCGCGTCAATGCGGGAGCACGCATCATCGTCAGTCAATAG